A window of Solanum stenotomum isolate F172 chromosome 3, ASM1918654v1, whole genome shotgun sequence contains these coding sequences:
- the LOC125858546 gene encoding isovalerate--CoA ligase AAE2-like: MNQFFKNSRLVLGIFNSIKIHSKTTKLTREFSNLSESWKSMEGFVKCSANFEPLTPLSFLERAANVFRDTTSVIYGEKLKYNWEQTHNRCVKLASALVHLGISHGDVVATLAPNVPAMQELHFAVPMAGAVLCTLNTRHDSAMLSILLMHSEAKVIFVDQKLLEIAQGALALLADKKQNLPLLVVICQTDESSAVENLNPRDHDYESLLGSGDSNFAIRWPRTEFDPISINYTSGTTSQPKGVVYSHRGAYLNTIATFLLHEMSLFPVYLWTVPMFHCNGWCMVWGLAALGGTNVCLRNVSPKGIFENISLHKVTHMAGAPTVLNKIVNSPLCDLKPLPHKVKIMTGGSPPPPQVIAKMEELGFEVNHLYGLTETYGPGTYCLWKPEWDSLPPDEKFILKARQGVQHLCLKEVDIRDSTTMEKVPADGKTIGEIMFRGNTVMSGYLNDTKATEEAFKGGWFHSGDLAVKHPDGYIEVKDRLKDIIISGGENISTVEVERVLYSHPAVVEAAVVARPDNHWGQTPCAFVKLKEGLIVDDQEIINFCRDILPHYMAPRTVIFEDIPKTSTGKIQKFILREKANALGSLF, from the exons ATGAATCAGTTTTTCAAAAACTCAAGATTGGTTCTTGGGATTTTCAATTCCATTAAAATCCACTCAAAAACTACAAAATTGACTAGGGAATTTAGCAATCTTTCTGAATCTTGGAAATCAATGGAGGGTTTTGTTAAATGTAGTGCAAATTTTGAACCATTGACACCTTTAAGTTTCTTGGAAAGAGCAGCTAATGTTTTTAGGGATACAACTTCTGTTATTTATGGTGAAAAATTGAAGTATAATTGGGAACAAACTCATAATAGATGTGTTAAACTTGCTTCTGCTCTGGTTCATTTGGGGATTTCTCATGGTGATgtg GTTGCAACTCTGGCTCCTAATGTACCGGCAATGCAAGAGCTACATTTTGCAGTACCGATGGCTGGAGCCGTTCTTTGTACATTAAATACACGCCATGATTCAGCTATGTTATCGATACTTCTGATGCATTCGGAAGCAAAAGTCATATTTGTGGATCAGAAATTGCTCGAAATTGCTCAAGGAGCATTAGCTCTCCTTGCTGACAAGAAACAGAATCTACCTCTTCTTGTTGTGATCTGTCAAACTGATGAATCCTCTGCTGTTGAAAACTTAAACCCTCGCGATCACGATTATGAAAGTCTCCTAGGAAGTGGGGATAGCAATTTTGCTATAAGATGGCCGAGAACAGAATTTGATCCTATTAGTATTAACTATACTTCAGGTACAACATCGCAACCCAAAGGAGTTGTTTACAGTCACAGAGGTGCGTATCTCAATACCATCGCCACTTTTTTGCTTCACGAGATGAGTTTGTTCCCTGTTTATCTTTGGACCGTTCCAATGTTTCACTGCAACGGTTGGTGCATGGTTTGGGGGCTTGCAGCATTGGGTGGCACGAATGTTTGTCTTAGAAATGTCTCTCCAAAAGGCATATTCGAAAACATTTCGTTGCACAAAGTCACACATATGGCCGGGGCACCAACTGTCTTGAACAAGATTGTGAACTCGCCCCTGTGTGATCTAAAGCCACTCCCTCATAAGGTTAAAATAATGACAGGTGGTTCACCGCCTCCTCCACAAGTTATTGCCAAAATGGAGGAGCTAGGATTCGAAGTAAATCACTTATACGGACTAACAGAGACATACGGTCCAGGTACGTATTGTTTGTGGAAGCCCGAGTGGGATTCTTTACCTCCTGACGAAAAATTTATACTGAAAGCAAGACAAGGAGTACAACATCTTTGTTTAAAAGAAGTCGATATACGAGATTCTACCACCATGGAAAAAGTGCCTGCTGATGGTAAAACAATTGGAGAGATCATGTTTAGAGGGAACACAGTAATGAGTGGATACTTAAACGATACGAAAGCAACAGAGGAAGCTTTTAAAGGCGGATGGTTTCACAGCGGTGATCTTGCTGTGAAACATCCTGATGGTTATATAGAAGTTAAGGACCGGTTGAAAGACATTATTATCTCCGGTGGAGAAAACATAAGCACGGTTGAGGTGGAACGAGTTTTGTATAGTCATCCAGCAGTTGTTGAAGCAGCAGTAGTCGCAAGACCAGATAACCATTGGGGGCAAACACCTTGCGCGTTTGTGAAGTTGAAGGAAGGATTGATTGTTgacgatcaagaaatcatcaattttTGTCGAGATATTTTGCCTCATTACATGGCACCTCGGACAGTCATATTCGAAGATATCCCTAAAACTTCGACAGGCAAGATACAGAAATTTATCTTGAGGGAGAAAGCGAACGCGTTGGGTAGTCTTTTCTAG
- the LOC125858576 gene encoding uncharacterized protein LOC125858576 isoform X1 translates to MVSSRSGFLKKQSQTNRINRANQKMAHTGGSKSIATLMNEQAIDGIEPTRAKIYILTHTERRDGRPLDEESSNAIDMMKEKLSNDEIHEEQSHDSVAWEGDVYSQVLGKEKSGYVRGLGLGPTPSLLWGSKSFLRNVSVDGLCNEAAKKLEQEINELKELNKKQDEEMVLMRKNQEMLVSELSWMRKVMWKYAPTELSRPQNNGSTTRQVIRFQSFKTSFLKI, encoded by the exons ATGGTCTCGTCTCGTAGTGGCTTTCTAAAAAAGCAAAG TCAAACAAATAGAATCAATAGAGCTAACCAAAAAATGGCTCACACGGGTGGATCCAAAAGCATAGCAACCTTGATGAATGAACAG GCTATAGATGGAATAGAGCCCACACGTGCAAAAATCTACATATTAACTCATACAGAGCGTAGAGATGGTAGACCATTGGATGAGGAGTCTTCAAATGCCATT GACATGATGAAAGAGAAGTTGAGTAATGATGAGATACATGAGGAACAATCTCATGATAGTGTTGCTTGGGAAGGCGATGTGTATTCACAAGTGttgggaaaagaaaaaagtggTTATGTCCGTGGTTTAGGACTTGGTCCAACCCCTTCTCTGTTATGGGGCAGTAAATCTTTCTTACGAAATGTTTCTGTTGATGGTTTGTGTAATGAGGCTGCAAAAAAGTTAGAACAAGAGATAAATGAGTTGAAGGAGTTGAACAAAAAGCAGGATGAAGAAATGGTTTTGATgagaaaaaatcaagagatGCTAGTTTCAGAATTATCATGGATGAGAAAAGTCATGTGGAAATATGCTCCTACTGAATTAAGCAGGCCTCAAAACAATGGAAGTACTACTAGACAGGTTATCCGATTTCaaagttttaaaacttcttttcttaaaatttag
- the LOC125858576 gene encoding uncharacterized protein LOC125858576 isoform X2 — protein sequence MVSSRSGFLKKQSQTNRINRANQKMAHTGGSKSIATLMNEQAIDGIEPTRAKIYILTHTERRDGRPLDEESSNAIDMMKEKLSNDEIHEEQSHDSVAWEGDVYSQVLGKEKSGYVRGLGLGPTPSLLWGSKSFLRNVSVDGLCNEAAKKLEQEINELKELNKKQDEEMVLMRKNQEMLVSELSWMRKVMWKYAPTELSRPQNNGSTTRQVSDANSGNEQAI from the exons ATGGTCTCGTCTCGTAGTGGCTTTCTAAAAAAGCAAAG TCAAACAAATAGAATCAATAGAGCTAACCAAAAAATGGCTCACACGGGTGGATCCAAAAGCATAGCAACCTTGATGAATGAACAG GCTATAGATGGAATAGAGCCCACACGTGCAAAAATCTACATATTAACTCATACAGAGCGTAGAGATGGTAGACCATTGGATGAGGAGTCTTCAAATGCCATT GACATGATGAAAGAGAAGTTGAGTAATGATGAGATACATGAGGAACAATCTCATGATAGTGTTGCTTGGGAAGGCGATGTGTATTCACAAGTGttgggaaaagaaaaaagtggTTATGTCCGTGGTTTAGGACTTGGTCCAACCCCTTCTCTGTTATGGGGCAGTAAATCTTTCTTACGAAATGTTTCTGTTGATGGTTTGTGTAATGAGGCTGCAAAAAAGTTAGAACAAGAGATAAATGAGTTGAAGGAGTTGAACAAAAAGCAGGATGAAGAAATGGTTTTGATgagaaaaaatcaagagatGCTAGTTTCAGAATTATCATGGATGAGAAAAGTCATGTGGAAATATGCTCCTACTGAATTAAGCAGGCCTCAAAACAATGGAAGTACTACTAGACAG GTTTCTGATGCCAATAGTGGCAATGAACAAGCAATATAA
- the LOC125858576 gene encoding uncharacterized protein LOC125858576 isoform X3 — translation MAHTGGSKSIATLMNEQAIDGIEPTRAKIYILTHTERRDGRPLDEESSNAIDMMKEKLSNDEIHEEQSHDSVAWEGDVYSQVLGKEKSGYVRGLGLGPTPSLLWGSKSFLRNVSVDGLCNEAAKKLEQEINELKELNKKQDEEMVLMRKNQEMLVSELSWMRKVMWKYAPTELSRPQNNGSTTRQVIRFQSFKTSFLKI, via the exons ATGGCTCACACGGGTGGATCCAAAAGCATAGCAACCTTGATGAATGAACAG GCTATAGATGGAATAGAGCCCACACGTGCAAAAATCTACATATTAACTCATACAGAGCGTAGAGATGGTAGACCATTGGATGAGGAGTCTTCAAATGCCATT GACATGATGAAAGAGAAGTTGAGTAATGATGAGATACATGAGGAACAATCTCATGATAGTGTTGCTTGGGAAGGCGATGTGTATTCACAAGTGttgggaaaagaaaaaagtggTTATGTCCGTGGTTTAGGACTTGGTCCAACCCCTTCTCTGTTATGGGGCAGTAAATCTTTCTTACGAAATGTTTCTGTTGATGGTTTGTGTAATGAGGCTGCAAAAAAGTTAGAACAAGAGATAAATGAGTTGAAGGAGTTGAACAAAAAGCAGGATGAAGAAATGGTTTTGATgagaaaaaatcaagagatGCTAGTTTCAGAATTATCATGGATGAGAAAAGTCATGTGGAAATATGCTCCTACTGAATTAAGCAGGCCTCAAAACAATGGAAGTACTACTAGACAGGTTATCCGATTTCaaagttttaaaacttcttttcttaaaatttag
- the LOC125858553 gene encoding G2/mitotic-specific cyclin-2-like, giving the protein MGVSNENNPIMTKPTNGQEMGSRKFGVETRNNRRALGVINQNFVGVSQYPCVVNKRGISETNGICNKNPPIPAHRPITRKFAAQIASSQQHYPEETKKPKLAAENFSVWEDVPIIDVDEYEAAKDQPVPMSLEQTETVSHDNKTQMEIEMEDIFEETAIDIDSDDAKNPLAAVDYVEDLYAYYSKMEVSSRISPDYMAQQFDVNERMRSILVDWLIEVHHKFDLREETLFLTVNLIDRFLEKQSVVRKKLQLVGLVATLLACKYEEVTLPVVDDLVFISDKAYARKEVLELEKIMLNTLQFNMSVPTPYVFMRRFLKAAQSDRKLELLSFFLIELCLVEYEMLKFPPSFIAAAAIFTAQCTLYGVKQWSTTCELHTKYSEDQLLECSRLIVGFHQNAATGKLTGVHRKYNTSKFGHAAKCEPAHFLLEQNQ; this is encoded by the exons ATGGGTGTTTCTAATGAGAACAATCCTATTATGACTAAACCCACAAATGGTCAAG AAATGGGAAGCAGAAAGTTTGGAGTGGAGACGAGGAACAATCGAAGAGCATTGGGTGTGATTAATCAGAATTTTGTTGGAGTTAGTCAATATCCTTGTGTTGTTAACAAGAGAGGAATATCTGA AACTAATGGGATCTGTAACAAGAATCCTCCTATTCCAGCTCATAGACCAATTACAAG GAAATTTGCTGCACAAATTGCTAGCTCCCAGCAGCATTATCCTGAG GAAACCAAGAAACCAAAATTAGCAGCTGAAAATTTTAGTGTATGGGAGGATGTACCTATAATAGATGTTGATGAATATGAAGCAGCAAAAGACCAGCCTGTTCCTATGTCTTTGGAACAAACTGAGACAGTGTCACATGACAACAAGACTCAAATG GAGATTGAGATGGAGGATATATTCGAGGAGACCGCGATAGATATTGACAGTGATGATGCAAAGAACCCGCTTGCAGCTGTTGACTATGTGGAAGATCTGTATGCTTACTACTCAAAAATGGAA GTCAGCAGCCGTATATCGCCAGATTATATGGCACAACAGTTTGACGTAAACGAGAGGATGAGATCTATACTAGTAGACTGGCTCATTGAG GTACATCACAAGTTTGATCTAAGGGAAGAGACATTATTCCTAACTGTTAACTTGATAGATAGATTTTTGGAGAAGCAATCTGTTGTGAGAAAGAAGCTACAGCTTGTTGGACTGGTTGCCACGCTACTCGCGTGTAAGTATGAGGAGGTTACTCTCCCTGTGGTGGATGATTTGGTGTTCATTTCGGATAAAGCATACGCAAGGAAGGAGGTTCTTGAACTG GAAAAAATCATGCTTAACACACTCCAGTTTAATATGTCCGTTCCAACACCATATGTTTTTATGAGGAGATTTCTCAAGGCTGCTCAATCGGATCGAAAG CTTGAGCTACTTTCATTCTTCTTGATCGAGCTTTGCCTTGTGGAATACGAAATGCTTAAATTCCCACCATCCTTTATCGCTGCTGCTGCAATCTTTACAGCTCAGTGCACACTTTACGGTGTTAAACAATGGAGCACGACGTGTGAGTTGCATACAAAATACTCAGAAGATCAACTTCT GGAGTGCTCGAGATTGATCGTGGGGTTCCACCAAAATGCAGCAACAGGGAAACTAACAGGGGTACATAGAAAGTACAACACATCTAAATTTGGTCATGCAGCAAAATGTGAGCCGGCTCATTTTCTTCTTGAGCAGAACCAATAA